In a single window of the Hypanus sabinus isolate sHypSab1 chromosome 15, sHypSab1.hap1, whole genome shotgun sequence genome:
- the rps14 gene encoding 40S ribosomal protein S14, translating to MAPRKGKEKKEEQVISLGPQVAEGENVFGVCHIFASFNDTFVHVTDLSGKETICRVTGGMKVKADRDESSPYAAMLAAQDVSQRCKELGITALHIKLRATGGNRTKTPGPGAQSALRALARSGMKIGRIEDVTPIPSDSTRRKGGRRGRRL from the exons ATGGCTCCCcgaaaaggaaaggagaagaaggAAGAGCAGGTCATCAGTTTGGGACCACAGGTGGCTGAGGGGGAGAATGTATTCGGAGTTTGCCACATCTTTGCTTCCTTCAACGACACCTTTGTCCATGTAACGGACCTGTCTGGCAA GGAGACCATCTGCCGCGTCACGGGTGGAATGAAGGTGAAGGCCGACAGGGACGAGTCCTCCCCGTACGCTGCCATGCTGGCTGCTCAGGATGTGTCTCAGAGGTGCAAGGAGCTGGGCATCACTGCTCTACACATCAAGCTGCGAGCCACTGGTGGCAACAG GACCAAAACCCCTGGACCGGGTGCACAGTCAGCCCTAAGAGCCCTAGCTCGATCCGGGATGAAAATCGGGCGTATTG AGGATGTCACCCCAATCCCCTCGGACAGCACTCGCAGGAAGGGAGGTCGCCGTGGTCGCCGCTTGTAG